In one Silene latifolia isolate original U9 population chromosome 10, ASM4854445v1, whole genome shotgun sequence genomic region, the following are encoded:
- the LOC141606743 gene encoding receptor-like protein EIX1, with product MGRISFLIVILLLQIFQSSVCVHANELESLGFIRCKKHELDALLKFKQSFTQDPKKRLSSWVGEDCCQWHGVTCHNVTHNVVKLNLRSQPQQFYDDYGDYVSGCLPDPKISMVSSGVSSALLELKLLTHLDLSGNNFSESRIPEFIGSLRHLRYLNLSSASFSGPLPPQLGNLTNLVHLDLYVYYVCSTARGLYAEGFRWASGLVKLESLDMSNCDLSRAHDTFKVLNTLPSLSALGLSFCQLDISHLLEALIGNNTSNSFFHTLQHLNLGFNVFEGPLPPVLKNMVSLRSLSLSDNYLNGSVPLWLRTMRHLEVLDLSRNQFNYVEGGVMGIMGNPCNFKHLDLSENIITQGDILEPSMSLSGCGAFDLEYLALSYEYLLAFTDPPHRNDMNISLPSSLGQLKNLYYLDLLNNELKGQVPASFVNLTALKYLDLSHNQLSGLIPDFIGQLTEIQHIDISSNSLKGTVFGIGNLSKLSYLDMNYNHLNLNLDSSFNWRPPFQLQTFNVHSCVINTVFPQWLRNQTQIVYLDLSYTNISGELPGWLWNLSSFQELSLSGNQLTGSLPQHVACDGLYGCSFVLLDLHNNFLTGTIPKWVGNLLNAEMIDLSSNQLSGTIFNGNNGSSLFNIGNDLRVLDLSDNMLSGEIQFGNVDQDTSLKILSLRRNHFNGPIPSQLCNCSLLLVLELDQNGLTGHIPRCLGSVEFYNFESGTSLQIVEIVKGIVEGSTGTTLGSIIDLSSNYLVGTIPEELTNISALFALNLSYNHLRGHIPENIGNLKTVESLDLSNNHLSGTIPDSLSSIPWLSKLNLSNNNLHGRIPTGTQLQTLDDPSIYANNSGLCGFPLNNCTEVDSPSRHAAGKDNVEKEDKYDKMWFILAVMSGVATGFWGVVGTLVIKKSWRHAYFRYVEDLADRIYVPIKVRVNRFKRRFNENS from the exons ATGGGAAGAATCTCGTTTCTCATTGTCATTCTTCTTTTGCAAATATTCCAATCCTCAGTATGTGTACATGCCAATGAACTTGAATCATTAGGCTTCATAAGGTGCAAAAAACATGAACTTGATGCATTGTTAAAGTTCAAACAAAGTTTCACCCAAGATCCTAAGAAGCGCCTTTCTTCATGGGTTGGTGAAGATTGTTGTCAATGGCATGGAGTCACCTGCCACAATGTTACTCATAATGTTGTCAAGTTGAATCTCCGTAGTCAGCCACAACAATTCTATGACGATTATGGTGACTATGTTAGTGGTTGTCTGCCTGATCCTAAAATTTCCATGGTATCTTCTGGAGTAAGTTCGGCTTTGCTCGAACTTAAGCTCCTAACTCACTTGGACTTGAGCGGAAATAACTTTTCCGAAAGTCGAATTCCAGAATTCATAGGATCTTTGAGGCATTTAAGGTATCTAAATCTCTCTTCAGCTAGCTTTTCTGGCCCCCTTCCCCCTCAACTTGGCAACCTCACAAATCTAGTACACCTTGATCTTTATGTTTATTATGTATGCTCTACAGCACGTGGTTTATATGCTGAAGGTTTCAGATGGGCATCTGGTCTTGTAAAATTGGAGTCTCTTGACATGAGCAACTGTGACCTGTCTCGAGCACACGACACATTTAAAGTGCTCAATACACTTCCTTCTCTTTCAGCACTTGGCCTATCTTTTTGTCAATTAGATATCTCGCATTTATTAGAGGCATTAATAGGGAATAATACTTCTAATTCATTTTTCCACACTCTTCAACATCTTAATCTTGGGTTCAATGTCTTTGAAGGTCCACTTCCACCTGTTCTTAAAAATATGGTTTCTCTTCGATCCCTCTCTCTCTCTGACAATTACTTAAATGGATCAGTTCCACTCTGGCTTAGAACTATGAGGCATCTCGAAGTTCTTGATTTGAGTAGAAATCAGTTTAATTATGTGGAAGGTGGGGTTATGGGAATTATGGGAAATCCTTGCAACTTCAAACACTTGGATTTGTCCGAGAATATTATTACCCAAGGAGATATCCTAGAGCCTTCTATGAGTTTATCTGGCTGTGGTGCTTTTGACTTAGAATACCTTGCTCTATCATATGAGTATTTGTTGGCATTCACTGATCCACCTCATCGTAATGATATGAATATTAGTTTGCCGTCTTCATTGGGTCAACTCAAAAACTTATATTACCTCGATCTTTTAAATAATGAGTTAAAAGGTCAAGTTCCAGCCTCTTTTGTGAATTTGACAGCTTTGAAGTATTTGGATTTGTCGCACAATCAATTGAGTGGATTGATCCCGGATTTTATTGGACAATTAACCGAGATACAGCATATAGATATTTCATCAAACTCCCTCAAAGGTACCGTTTTCGGCATTGGTAACCTCTCCAAATTGTCGTATTTAGATATGAATTACAACCATCTTAATCTCAATCTTGACTCGAGTTTCAACTGGCGACCTCCCTTTCAACTTCAAACTTTTAATGTTCATTCATGTGTGATAAACACGGTGTTTCCTCAATGGTTAAGGAATCAAACTCAAATTGTATACTTGGATCTTTCCTATACCAACATCTCTGGAGAATTGCCTGGATGGCTATGGAACTTGAGCTCTTTTCAAGAATTAAGTCTTTCTGGCAATCAACTAACAG GATCTTTACCGCAACATGTAGCTTGTGATGGGCTTTATGGTTGTAGCTTCGTCTTGCTGGACCTTCACAACAACTTTCTTACGGGGACAATACCTAAATGGGTGGGCAATTTACTAAATGCTGAAATGATAGATTTGTCTTCCAATCAGTTATCGGGGACAATTTTTAATGGAAATAATGGTTCATCACTTTTTAATATTGGAAACGACTTAAGGGTGCTTGACCTAAGTGACAACATGTTGTCCGGAGAGATACAATTTGGAAATGTTGACCAGGATACTTCTTTGAAAATCCTCAGTCTACGACGTAATCATTTTAATGGGCCCATTCCCTCACAACTTTGCAATTGTTCGTTGCTTCTAGTATTGGAACTTGATCAGAATGGTTTGACAGGGCACATACCTCGATGTTTAGGCTCCGTTGAATTTTACAATTTTGAAAGTGGTACAAGCCTACAAATTGTGGAAATTGTTAAGGGAATAGTTGAAGGGTCCACCGGAACAACATTGGGATCCATAATTGACCTCTCAAGCAATTATTTAGTTGGTACAATACCCGAAGAGCTCACAAATATATCAGCATTGTTTGCATTGAACTTGTCGTATAATCATCTAAGAGGACATATTCCAGAAAATATAGGCAACTTGAAGACGGTTGAATCTTTGGACTTGTCGAATAACCATCTTTCAGGGACTATACCAGATAGCTTGTCTTCCATACCATGGCTAAGCAAGTTGAATTTGTCCAACAACAACCTACATGGCCGAATTCCGACAGGTACACAACTCCAAACTCTTGACGACCCATCTATCTATGCGAACAATTCTGGTTTATGCGGGTTTCCCTTGAACAATTGCACTGAAGTTGACTCGCCATCAAGGCATGCTGCCGGAAAAGATAATGTTGAGAAAGAAGATAAATATGATAAGATGTGGTTCATTCTAGCCGTAATGTCTGGTGTTGCTACTGGATTTTGGGGAGTGGTGGGAACTTTGGTAATAAAGAAGAGTTGGAGACATGCTTATTTTCGGTATGTTGAGGATCTTGCTGATAGAATTTATGTACCAATCAAAGTGAGAGTAAACAGATTTAAGAGGAGGTTCAATGAGAATTCGTAA